One Cohnella candidum genomic region harbors:
- a CDS encoding GDSL-type esterase/lipase family protein produces MKSTSWLWRFIGTAALACLIVLLAGFGWALKDQWYPSSGMAVPEASLPPEASGGSIESKPSLTVVALGDSLTVGTGDATGTGYVKRTADELAKAMDKPVRVLNNLAIGGLRADQLLQRLGDKGFVNAIRQADIVLLTIGGNDLFQFASDNGSMAQGSDIDPALLKLRLPEAEKRLQGVLAQIRRENGNARIVYVGLYNPFYDLTDIRADASAIVQSWNEFAHGLAVADGNATVVPTYDLFESDIGKYLSSDHFHPNEAGYERMADRIVQALR; encoded by the coding sequence ATGAAGTCGACTTCGTGGTTATGGCGGTTCATCGGGACGGCAGCGCTGGCTTGCCTGATCGTGTTATTGGCCGGCTTCGGCTGGGCGTTGAAGGACCAATGGTATCCTTCGTCGGGGATGGCGGTTCCGGAGGCCTCTTTGCCGCCTGAGGCGAGCGGAGGATCCATAGAATCCAAACCTTCTCTGACGGTCGTGGCGCTCGGCGATTCCTTGACGGTCGGGACGGGTGACGCCACCGGGACGGGTTACGTCAAACGGACGGCGGACGAGCTGGCGAAAGCGATGGATAAACCCGTCCGCGTACTTAATAATTTGGCGATCGGCGGGCTGAGGGCCGACCAGCTTCTCCAAAGGCTCGGCGACAAAGGCTTCGTGAACGCGATCCGGCAAGCGGACATCGTGCTGCTCACGATCGGAGGCAACGATTTGTTCCAATTCGCTTCCGACAACGGTTCGATGGCGCAGGGAAGCGATATCGATCCTGCTTTGCTGAAGCTGCGGCTGCCGGAAGCGGAGAAACGCCTGCAAGGCGTGCTGGCTCAAATCCGCCGCGAGAACGGCAACGCGCGAATCGTTTACGTCGGGCTTTACAACCCGTTTTACGATTTGACGGATATACGCGCCGACGCGAGCGCCATCGTCCAGAGCTGGAACGAGTTCGCGCACGGGCTGGCGGTCGCCGACGGCAACGCGACGGTCGTGCCGACGTACGACCTGTTCGAGTCCGACATCGGCAAGTACTTGTCTTCGGACCATTTTCATCCGAACGAAGCGGGTTACGAGCGTATGGCGGATCGGATCGTGCAGGCATTACGATGA
- a CDS encoding ABC transporter ATP-binding protein: MDIFRSLKAYYWQDKPFLLGSILGLAAATALGLVYPLLLRRLIDDMILPGKYEGVLALALLAVGIVAVKASCQYIHGFCGGRLGNRLAYRMRNGCYAKLQELSFSYYDTARTGDLMSRLTADIEGIRNFIGFGMAQLMNTTFLVLFGFTVMFFLDWQLTLVTLSVIPVLGFVAIRFEQQIHPVFRAIRSAIGRLTVSVQENVTGVRTVKSFAREPFEVKKFSGNNEEYREKNLEIAGVWARYFPAMEFIANFSVALLLLVGGWRVIHHHMTLGDLVAMSSMLGIIVAPLWTLGFQINGYTQSKAAGERLLELLNQPIAVRNADRCLELDLSTGEGHIRYDDVNFRYASGDNHPAALSGFNLDVPPGSVIGLLGGTGSGKSTAVSLLLRAYDVTSGSITLDGVDIRHIDLESLRQHTAIVFQESFLFSTTIKENIAYGCPDASMEEIEEAARLAKADGFIRELPEGYETVVGERGMGLSGGQKQRIAIARAFLRKPKVLILDDSTSALDMETEQEIQQSLREVMKGRTTFIIAHRISSLMHADEIVVLDRGHVVQRGKHDKLLRQPGLYRETYKIQFADRPEELDRLPIDSASVLGRKVTG, translated from the coding sequence TTGGACATCTTCCGAAGTCTGAAGGCTTACTACTGGCAAGACAAACCGTTTCTGCTCGGATCGATTTTGGGACTGGCGGCCGCGACGGCGCTCGGACTCGTCTATCCTTTGCTGCTCCGCAGGCTGATCGACGACATGATCCTTCCCGGTAAATATGAAGGCGTTCTCGCGCTTGCGCTGCTGGCGGTCGGAATCGTAGCGGTAAAAGCCAGTTGTCAATATATTCACGGATTTTGCGGAGGGCGCCTGGGCAACCGTTTAGCCTACCGCATGCGGAACGGCTGCTACGCCAAGCTGCAGGAATTGTCTTTCTCCTATTATGACACGGCCCGCACCGGAGATTTAATGTCGCGTTTGACGGCCGATATCGAGGGGATCCGCAACTTCATCGGCTTCGGCATGGCCCAGCTCATGAACACGACGTTCCTCGTCCTATTCGGGTTTACCGTCATGTTCTTCCTGGATTGGCAGTTGACGCTCGTGACGCTGTCGGTCATCCCGGTGCTCGGGTTCGTCGCGATCCGGTTCGAGCAGCAGATCCACCCGGTGTTCCGCGCCATCCGTTCGGCGATCGGCCGGTTGACGGTGAGCGTTCAGGAGAACGTGACCGGCGTTCGCACGGTGAAATCGTTCGCGCGGGAGCCTTTCGAAGTGAAGAAGTTTTCCGGCAACAACGAGGAGTACCGCGAGAAAAACCTGGAGATCGCTGGCGTCTGGGCCCGTTATTTTCCGGCCATGGAATTCATCGCGAACTTCAGCGTGGCGCTGCTGCTGCTCGTCGGCGGATGGCGGGTCATCCACCATCATATGACGCTGGGCGATCTCGTGGCCATGTCGAGCATGTTGGGCATCATCGTAGCCCCGCTGTGGACGCTCGGCTTCCAGATCAACGGCTACACGCAATCCAAAGCCGCGGGCGAACGCCTGCTCGAACTGCTGAACCAGCCGATCGCGGTACGCAATGCCGATCGCTGTCTCGAACTCGACCTATCGACAGGCGAAGGCCATATCCGCTATGATGACGTGAATTTCCGATACGCTTCGGGCGACAATCATCCGGCCGCGTTGAGCGGTTTCAATCTCGACGTTCCTCCGGGCTCGGTCATCGGCCTGCTCGGCGGAACCGGATCCGGCAAGTCGACCGCGGTCAGCCTGCTCCTCCGCGCCTATGACGTCACTTCCGGTTCGATCACGCTGGACGGCGTCGATATCCGCCACATCGATTTGGAAAGCCTGCGGCAACATACGGCGATCGTTTTCCAGGAATCGTTCCTGTTCTCGACGACGATCAAGGAAAACATCGCTTACGGCTGCCCGGACGCTTCGATGGAAGAGATCGAAGAAGCGGCGCGACTGGCCAAGGCGGACGGGTTCATCCGCGAGCTTCCGGAAGGTTACGAGACGGTCGTCGGAGAGAGGGGCATGGGGCTGTCCGGCGGCCAGAAGCAGCGGATCGCCATCGCGCGGGCCTTCCTCCGGAAGCCGAAGGTGCTCATCCTCGACGACTCCACCAGTGCGCTGGACATGGAGACGGAACAGGAAATCCAGCAGTCGCTGCGGGAAGTGATGAAAGGCCGTACGACGTTCATCATCGCGCACCGGATATCCTCGCTCATGCACGCGGACGAAATCGTCGTGCTGGACCGCGGCCATGTCGTGCAGCGCGGCAAACACGACAAGCTGCTTCGTCAGCCGGGCTTATACCGGGAAACGTATAAAATCCAGTTCGCCGATCGCCCGGAGGAATTGGACCGGCTCCCGATCGATTCGGCATCCGTGCTGGGAAGGAAGGTGACGGGATGA
- the gyrA gene encoding DNA gyrase subunit A, with product MSILENFLPAFLEEVVGDRFGRYSKYIIQDRAIPDVRDGLKPVQRRILYAMYDAGNTPDKPYRKSAKTVGDVMGNYHPHGDASIYEGMVRMAQPWKMAHPLVDGHGNWGSMDDDPAAAMRYTEARLSAIAMELLRDIEKRTVLFKDNFDNSTKEPVVLPSRYPNLLVNGVSGISSGFATEIPTHNLREIIDACIAVMGNPAITVPELMGIVKGPDFPTGGIIMGEDGIREAYETGKGRIYVRAKTAIEDVRGGKQQIVITQIPYQVVKSKLAVSIDNLRLEKKVDGIAEVRDESGRQGLRIVVELKKDADAEGILAFLFKKTDLQVAYNFNMVAIVNKAPRQLGIKAMLEAYIEHQKEVVTFRTKYDLEKAEDRAHVVEGLVKALNILDAVIETIRASKNRQNAQDNLTEKFGFSERQADAILTLQLYRLTNLEITQLQKELDETNKKIAQLRSILENPRKLMKVIQDELTEIRDKYGIDRRSVIQGEVEEIKVNLEVTVPAEDVLVSISRGGYVKRTSLLSFTRSGGEIGSAGVKEGDVIRWSLGVSTVDPLLLFTQKGQYFLLPVHQIPEFKWKDTGTAIVNVLPLSKDDRIVSVIPVKPSELVPPPEGQPADAGPVLVFVTKRGQVKRTPLIEYATTRNMAIAACKVGDGDEVLTVFRSDAPEDLLLVSEQGMSIRFAENEVSLQGRVAGGVRGINLKEDDALADAIPVSGDEGEILVLSDHGYAKRTLLLDYPLQGRGGKGIQTFEFKEGKRVKPNGTRLIAAFLVKEAVTLLTVTAGSATAEFLSETAPIDDRRAQGKNVVPTDKSDALAEAFKKPLQSPERKD from the coding sequence TTGAGCATTCTTGAAAATTTCTTGCCCGCTTTCCTCGAGGAAGTCGTCGGGGACCGGTTCGGGCGGTATTCCAAATACATCATCCAGGACCGGGCGATTCCCGACGTCCGCGACGGCCTGAAGCCGGTGCAGCGCAGGATCCTGTACGCGATGTACGATGCCGGCAACACGCCGGACAAACCGTACCGCAAGTCGGCGAAAACGGTCGGGGACGTCATGGGTAACTACCATCCCCACGGGGATGCGTCGATCTACGAGGGCATGGTGCGGATGGCGCAGCCTTGGAAAATGGCGCATCCGCTCGTCGACGGCCACGGCAACTGGGGCTCGATGGACGACGACCCGGCGGCGGCCATGCGCTACACGGAAGCGCGCCTGTCGGCCATCGCGATGGAGCTCTTGCGCGACATCGAGAAACGCACGGTGCTGTTCAAGGACAACTTCGACAACTCGACCAAGGAACCGGTCGTGCTGCCTTCGCGTTATCCGAACCTGCTCGTGAACGGCGTCAGCGGCATTTCGTCCGGCTTCGCCACGGAAATCCCGACGCACAACCTGCGCGAAATCATCGATGCCTGTATCGCCGTCATGGGCAACCCCGCGATCACCGTTCCGGAGCTCATGGGCATCGTCAAAGGCCCCGATTTTCCGACCGGCGGCATCATCATGGGCGAGGACGGCATCCGCGAAGCGTATGAGACCGGCAAAGGCCGCATCTACGTCCGCGCGAAGACGGCCATCGAAGACGTCCGAGGCGGCAAGCAGCAAATCGTTATCACGCAAATTCCCTATCAGGTCGTCAAATCCAAGCTTGCGGTGTCCATCGACAACCTGCGTTTGGAGAAGAAGGTCGACGGCATCGCCGAGGTTCGCGACGAAAGCGGCCGCCAAGGCCTGCGCATCGTCGTCGAGCTGAAGAAGGACGCGGACGCCGAGGGGATTCTCGCCTTCCTGTTCAAGAAAACGGACCTGCAAGTAGCGTACAACTTCAACATGGTCGCCATCGTGAACAAGGCCCCACGCCAGCTCGGCATCAAAGCGATGCTGGAAGCCTATATCGAGCACCAGAAGGAAGTCGTCACGTTCCGCACGAAATATGACCTGGAAAAGGCCGAGGACCGCGCTCACGTGGTGGAAGGGCTCGTCAAGGCGCTGAACATCCTGGACGCCGTCATCGAGACGATCCGAGCCTCCAAGAACCGGCAAAACGCGCAGGACAACCTGACGGAGAAGTTCGGGTTCTCCGAGCGCCAAGCCGACGCCATCTTGACCTTGCAGCTGTACCGCTTGACCAACCTGGAAATTACGCAGCTGCAAAAGGAACTGGACGAAACGAACAAGAAAATCGCCCAGCTGCGATCGATCCTCGAAAATCCGCGCAAGCTGATGAAGGTCATCCAGGACGAGCTGACCGAGATCCGGGACAAATACGGGATCGATCGCCGTTCGGTCATCCAGGGCGAAGTCGAAGAGATCAAGGTGAATCTCGAAGTAACCGTGCCGGCAGAGGATGTGCTCGTGTCGATCAGCCGCGGCGGTTACGTGAAACGGACGAGCCTGCTGTCGTTCACGCGTTCGGGCGGCGAGATCGGAAGCGCCGGCGTCAAGGAAGGCGACGTCATCCGTTGGAGCCTGGGCGTCAGCACGGTGGATCCGCTGCTGCTGTTTACGCAGAAAGGGCAGTACTTCCTGCTTCCGGTCCATCAGATTCCGGAGTTTAAGTGGAAGGATACCGGAACGGCGATCGTGAACGTGCTTCCGTTGTCCAAAGACGATCGGATCGTCAGCGTCATCCCGGTGAAGCCTTCCGAGCTTGTCCCGCCGCCGGAAGGGCAGCCGGCAGACGCCGGCCCCGTACTCGTCTTCGTGACGAAGCGGGGACAAGTAAAACGTACGCCGCTTATCGAATACGCGACAACCCGTAACATGGCCATCGCGGCCTGCAAGGTGGGCGACGGCGACGAAGTACTGACCGTATTCCGTTCGGATGCGCCGGAAGACCTTCTTTTGGTTTCGGAGCAGGGGATGAGCATCCGGTTCGCCGAAAACGAAGTCAGCCTGCAAGGCCGGGTTGCCGGCGGGGTGCGCGGCATCAACCTGAAAGAAGACGACGCCCTGGCCGACGCCATCCCGGTGTCGGGTGACGAAGGAGAAATCCTGGTGCTTTCCGACCACGGTTATGCAAAACGAACGCTGCTGCTCGATTACCCGCTGCAAGGACGCGGCGGCAAGGGCATCCAGACGTTCGAGTTCAAGGAAGGCAAACGCGTCAAGCCGAACGGAACGCGCCTCATCGCCGCTTTCCTCGTGAAAGAAGCCGTCACGCTATTAACCGTGACGGCGGGAAGCGCGACCGCCGAGTTCCTGTCGGAAACGGCGCCGATCGACGACCGCAGGGCCCAAGGCAAAAACGTCGTGCCGACGGACAAGTCGGACGCCCTCGCGGAAGCCTTCAAAAAGCCTTTGCAGAGCCCCGAGCGCAAGGATTAA
- a CDS encoding ABC transporter ATP-binding protein: MSRKFVYQDDELIAKPFNWKQMARILGFIKPYRFDVAKVAVVMTVFGMMTRLAIPLLLSTAIDRAIRPANGEGSVSLLFALAAAMLVLYGLRWWSTHYTINLTNTIGQKVIFDLRSALFRHIQSLSFRFFDKRPAGSVLVRVTNDVNSLQDMLSNGVVNSIIDILQLIGITIILLVLNFKLGLAVMITVPIMFFVSSSLRKRIRHAWQVVRIKQSRINSHLNESIQGIKVTQAFAQENENKAFFDDMNKSNIRSWNYASALNQLFGPVIEVTSAIGTLILLLYGTHLIQSGAMTVGVLVAFVSYVGSFWEPITRLGMMYSQLLISMSSVERIFEYMDEKPAVPEREDAIRMPPLEGGVRFENVSFGYEADRLALRGIDLDVKPGTSVALVGHTGSGKSTIVNLLCRFYDVTDGSVKLDGVDVRDVTLESLRSQVGIVLQDTFIFSGTIRDNIRYGRPDATDAEVEAAARSVLAHDFISQLPDGYDTQVQERGSALSVGQRQLLSFARALLADPKILILDEATASIDTETELRIQEALGTLLQGRTSFIVAHRLSTIRHADNIVVLDHGVIVEQGNHEELMKRPGHYRNLVDAQYRFLTA; encoded by the coding sequence ATGAGCCGGAAATTCGTTTACCAGGATGACGAACTGATCGCGAAGCCGTTCAACTGGAAGCAGATGGCCCGCATCCTCGGCTTCATCAAGCCGTACCGTTTCGATGTCGCCAAAGTCGCCGTCGTCATGACCGTGTTCGGCATGATGACGCGGCTGGCGATCCCGCTGCTGTTAAGCACGGCGATCGACCGGGCGATCCGGCCGGCGAACGGGGAGGGCAGCGTGTCGCTGCTCTTCGCCCTTGCGGCCGCGATGCTGGTCCTGTACGGGCTCAGATGGTGGTCGACGCATTACACGATCAACCTGACCAATACGATCGGGCAGAAAGTCATATTCGACCTGCGTTCCGCGCTGTTCCGCCATATCCAGTCGCTCTCGTTCCGCTTTTTCGATAAAAGGCCGGCGGGCTCCGTTCTCGTGCGGGTCACGAACGACGTCAACTCGCTTCAGGATATGCTTTCGAACGGCGTCGTCAACTCGATCATCGACATTTTGCAGTTGATCGGCATTACGATTATCCTGCTCGTGCTGAACTTCAAGCTGGGTCTTGCGGTTATGATTACCGTGCCGATCATGTTTTTCGTGTCCAGTTCGCTGCGGAAGCGGATCCGGCACGCCTGGCAGGTCGTGCGGATCAAACAGTCGCGGATCAACTCCCATCTGAACGAGTCGATCCAGGGCATCAAGGTGACGCAGGCGTTCGCGCAGGAGAACGAGAACAAAGCGTTTTTCGACGACATGAACAAAAGCAACATCCGGTCCTGGAACTACGCATCCGCGCTCAACCAGCTGTTCGGCCCGGTCATCGAAGTGACATCGGCGATCGGAACGCTGATTCTTCTGCTCTACGGCACGCACTTGATCCAATCCGGCGCGATGACGGTCGGCGTGCTCGTCGCGTTCGTCTCCTACGTCGGCAGCTTCTGGGAGCCGATCACGCGACTGGGCATGATGTATTCGCAGCTGCTCATTTCCATGTCCTCGGTGGAACGGATTTTCGAGTACATGGACGAGAAACCGGCCGTGCCGGAACGCGAAGACGCGATCCGAATGCCGCCGCTGGAAGGCGGAGTCCGTTTCGAAAACGTCTCTTTCGGTTATGAAGCCGACCGGCTCGCGCTACGCGGAATCGACCTCGACGTAAAGCCGGGCACTTCGGTCGCGTTGGTCGGGCATACGGGGTCCGGCAAGAGCACGATCGTCAACTTGCTATGCCGGTTCTACGACGTGACGGACGGCAGCGTCAAACTGGACGGCGTGGACGTCCGGGACGTGACCCTCGAAAGCTTGCGTTCGCAAGTCGGCATCGTGCTTCAGGACACGTTCATTTTCTCGGGCACGATCCGGGATAACATCCGCTACGGGCGTCCCGACGCGACGGACGCGGAAGTCGAAGCCGCCGCGCGTTCGGTGCTCGCTCACGATTTCATCTCTCAACTGCCCGACGGGTACGACACGCAGGTGCAGGAACGCGGGAGCGCCTTGTCCGTCGGACAGCGGCAGCTGCTGTCCTTCGCGAGAGCGCTGCTCGCGGACCCCAAAATCCTCATTCTCGACGAGGCGACCGCCAGCATCGACACCGAGACCGAGCTTCGCATCCAAGAAGCGCTCGGCACGCTGCTGCAGGGCAGAACGTCATTCATCGTGGCGCATCGCCTGTCGACGATTCGCCATGCCGACAACATCGTCGTGCTGGATCATGGCGTGATCGTAGAGCAGGGCAACCACGAAGAACTCATGAAACGTCCGGGACATTACCGGAATCTCGTGGACGCGCAGTACCGCTTTTTGACGGCCTAA
- a CDS encoding ABC transporter permease produces MLPLIQNETIKVWKKKRFAVVLLILLILIPVFVYAQMKIAQNSAEKFKGDWRAELQNRITDNTRALGSDRIPEEWKKWRRALVQQLQYYLDHDINPQSPNAVTFTRGFMDNAVTMFIPLMVLAIASDLVSGERSTGTIKMLLTRPVKRWRILASKLVTLTLYVSLIIVCTIALCYLISGLVFGYKGWGEPIFVGFQVSGANVYTATVHAVPQYLYLLMQGGLIWFASMVVAILALMVSVLVRSTAASFVTMMAAIIAGAILTNMASSWHSAKYLFNVNLELTSYLQGTPPPIEGMTLGFSLAVLGIWALAALGVSFAVFTKQDILN; encoded by the coding sequence ATGCTGCCCCTCATTCAGAACGAGACGATCAAAGTATGGAAGAAAAAACGTTTCGCCGTCGTCCTCCTCATTTTGCTGATACTCATCCCCGTTTTCGTCTACGCCCAGATGAAAATCGCGCAAAACAGCGCGGAGAAGTTCAAGGGAGATTGGCGGGCCGAGCTGCAGAACCGGATTACCGACAATACGCGGGCGCTCGGCAGCGACCGGATTCCGGAAGAATGGAAAAAATGGCGGCGCGCGCTCGTCCAGCAGCTGCAATATTATCTGGATCACGACATTAACCCGCAAAGCCCGAACGCCGTGACGTTCACGCGCGGTTTCATGGACAACGCGGTGACGATGTTCATCCCGCTCATGGTGCTGGCGATCGCTTCGGACCTCGTATCCGGAGAGCGTTCGACCGGGACGATCAAAATGCTGTTGACGAGGCCCGTGAAGCGATGGCGCATTCTCGCGTCCAAACTGGTTACGCTTACGTTATACGTTTCTTTGATCATCGTCTGTACGATCGCGCTTTGCTACCTCATTTCGGGGCTCGTGTTCGGCTACAAAGGGTGGGGCGAGCCGATCTTCGTCGGATTCCAGGTGAGCGGCGCGAACGTCTATACCGCGACCGTGCATGCGGTTCCGCAGTACCTGTACTTGCTCATGCAAGGCGGCTTGATCTGGTTCGCATCCATGGTGGTGGCGATCCTGGCCTTGATGGTATCCGTGCTCGTGCGCAGCACCGCGGCGAGCTTCGTCACGATGATGGCCGCGATCATCGCGGGCGCGATCCTCACGAACATGGCTTCCTCGTGGCACAGCGCCAAGTACCTGTTTAACGTCAACCTCGAACTGACGAGTTATTTGCAGGGAACGCCGCCGCCGATCGAAGGCATGACGCTCGGATTTTCCCTTGCCGTTCTAGGGATCTGGGCGCTTGCCGCACTCGGCGTGTCGTTTGCCGTCTTTACGAAGCAAGACATCTTGAATTAA
- the parE gene encoding DNA topoisomerase IV subunit B — protein MTEQLDLFAESAAQAGTEYGADEIQILEGLTAVRKRPGMYIGSTTSSGLHHLVWEIVDNAVDEHLAKHCSRIDVTVHSDNSVTVADNGRGIPTGMHKTGVPTPQVVFTILHAGGKFGGGGYKKSGGLHGVGASVTNALSEWLEVEIYREGKIHKMRFETWIDAEGKEHVGQPVTGLEVTGNTNRTGTKVTFKPDPKVFHGNISLSHDTLAERLQEIAFLNSGLRVTLTDKRSGKQDEFHYEGGASQFVQYLNEDKTVLHDVVHFTAEKDDIEVEVALQYNDGYTETLASFVNAIPTRGGGTHETGFKTAYTRVMNEYARKTGQLKEKEKNLEGNDLREGMMAVINIKMSDVEFVGQTKDQLGSASARSAVDAVVAEKMAVFLEENPQVGGMLIRKAVQASKAREAARKAREEVRSGKKRSESPSLGGKLSPAQSKDYTKNELFIVEGDSAGGSAKQGRDSKHQAILPLKGKPMNPEKAKLLDILKNEEYKAIISAIGAGIGSEFDVEECNYSKIIIMTDADTDGAHIQVLLLTFFYRYMKPLIDAGRVFIAQPPLYKITRKSGKLETVRYAWTDDQLQSYMKEIGKNAELQRYKGLGEMNPEQLWETTMNYESRTLLQVQIEDAAKAERRVSTLMGDKVDPRKRWIIENVDFTEYEE, from the coding sequence GTGACCGAACAACTGGACCTGTTCGCGGAAAGCGCGGCGCAGGCGGGCACGGAATACGGAGCGGACGAGATTCAAATCCTCGAAGGTTTGACCGCGGTCCGTAAAAGGCCGGGGATGTACATCGGCAGCACGACATCCTCCGGCTTGCACCACCTGGTATGGGAAATCGTCGACAACGCGGTGGACGAGCATTTGGCGAAACACTGTTCCCGCATCGACGTTACCGTCCATTCGGACAATTCCGTCACCGTGGCGGACAACGGGCGGGGCATTCCGACCGGCATGCACAAAACGGGCGTGCCGACGCCCCAGGTCGTATTCACGATCCTCCACGCGGGCGGCAAGTTCGGCGGCGGCGGATACAAGAAGTCCGGCGGCTTGCACGGCGTAGGCGCTTCCGTCACGAACGCTTTGTCGGAATGGCTGGAAGTGGAGATATACCGCGAAGGCAAGATACATAAAATGCGCTTCGAAACCTGGATCGACGCCGAAGGCAAAGAACACGTCGGACAGCCAGTAACCGGACTGGAAGTGACCGGCAACACGAACCGGACCGGCACGAAAGTGACTTTCAAACCCGATCCCAAAGTGTTCCACGGCAATATCAGCTTGAGCCACGATACGCTGGCCGAACGGCTTCAAGAGATCGCGTTCCTGAACTCGGGGCTGCGCGTGACGCTGACGGACAAACGGTCCGGCAAGCAGGACGAATTCCACTACGAGGGCGGCGCGAGCCAGTTCGTCCAATATTTGAACGAAGACAAAACGGTGCTGCACGACGTCGTCCATTTCACGGCGGAAAAGGACGACATCGAAGTCGAGGTGGCGCTTCAATATAATGACGGGTACACGGAAACGCTGGCATCGTTCGTCAACGCGATCCCGACGCGCGGAGGCGGCACGCACGAGACCGGCTTCAAAACCGCGTACACGCGCGTCATGAACGAATACGCCCGCAAAACGGGGCAGTTGAAGGAAAAAGAGAAAAACCTCGAGGGCAACGACCTGCGGGAAGGCATGATGGCCGTCATCAACATCAAGATGTCGGACGTCGAATTCGTCGGGCAGACGAAGGACCAGCTCGGCAGCGCGTCGGCCCGGAGCGCCGTGGACGCCGTCGTCGCGGAGAAGATGGCCGTGTTCCTGGAGGAGAACCCCCAGGTCGGCGGCATGTTGATCCGTAAAGCGGTGCAAGCCTCCAAGGCGCGCGAAGCGGCCCGCAAAGCACGCGAAGAGGTGCGCAGCGGCAAGAAACGGAGCGAAAGCCCGAGCCTCGGCGGCAAGCTTTCTCCCGCGCAGTCGAAGGATTATACGAAGAACGAGCTGTTCATCGTGGAAGGCGATTCCGCGGGCGGCTCGGCCAAGCAGGGCCGGGATTCGAAGCACCAGGCGATTTTGCCGCTGAAGGGCAAACCGATGAACCCGGAGAAAGCGAAGCTGCTCGACATCCTGAAGAACGAGGAGTACAAAGCGATCATCTCCGCGATCGGAGCGGGCATCGGCTCGGAGTTCGACGTGGAGGAGTGCAATTACTCCAAAATCATCATCATGACCGACGCGGACACGGACGGCGCGCACATTCAGGTGCTGCTGCTGACGTTCTTCTATCGTTACATGAAGCCTTTGATCGACGCCGGCCGCGTGTTCATCGCGCAGCCGCCGCTGTACAAGATCACGCGCAAATCCGGCAAGCTCGAAACCGTCCGGTACGCCTGGACCGACGACCAGCTGCAAAGCTACATGAAGGAAATCGGCAAAAACGCCGAGTTGCAGCGGTATAAGGGACTCGGAGAGATGAACCCGGAGCAGCTGTGGGAGACGACGATGAACTACGAGTCGCGCACGCTGCTGCAGGTGCAGATCGAGGACGCAGCCAAAGCGGAGCGCCGCGTGTCGACGCTCATGGGCGACAAGGTCGATCCCCGCAAGCGGTGGATCATCGAGAATGTGGACTTCACGGAATATGAAGAGTGA
- a CDS encoding ABC transporter ATP-binding protein gives MAIGKRNDNRAAADDGEIVLSVQGLKKNIGRKEIIRNVTFDVRPGEIFGFLGPNGSGKTTTIRMLVDLIKPTAGRILVCGDDVNRDPELALRHVGCIVENPEMYSYMTGWENLEHFARMQAGITPERIAEVVEIVGMDKRIHDKVKTYSLGMRQRLGIAQALLGRPKLLILDEPTNGLDPLGIKELREFIRRLADGGMSLFISSHLLSEIQLMCDRVAIIARGEVIAVGDVDELVSQADTYTLWLLDRPEEGRAMLEAVPDIRLVDESGHRIDEVHIAALPGAIVTVMDEERIPAMVAGLVEAGIGVKAVQRVAPSLEELFLGLTEGEGIR, from the coding sequence ATGGCGATCGGGAAACGGAATGACAACCGCGCGGCCGCGGACGATGGCGAAATCGTTCTGTCCGTGCAGGGCTTGAAAAAGAATATCGGCCGCAAGGAAATCATCCGGAACGTGACGTTCGACGTGCGTCCGGGCGAGATTTTCGGCTTCCTCGGCCCGAACGGCTCCGGGAAAACGACGACGATCCGCATGCTCGTCGATTTGATCAAACCGACGGCCGGCCGCATCCTTGTCTGCGGAGACGATGTCAACCGCGATCCGGAGCTCGCTCTTCGGCACGTCGGCTGCATCGTCGAAAACCCGGAAATGTACAGCTACATGACCGGCTGGGAAAACCTCGAGCACTTCGCCCGTATGCAGGCCGGCATCACGCCGGAGCGGATCGCGGAAGTGGTCGAGATCGTCGGCATGGACAAGCGCATTCACGACAAAGTGAAAACCTATTCGCTCGGCATGCGGCAGCGGCTCGGCATTGCGCAGGCGCTGCTCGGCAGGCCGAAGCTGCTCATTCTCGACGAGCCGACGAACGGCCTCGATCCGCTCGGCATTAAGGAGCTGAGGGAGTTCATCCGGCGGTTGGCCGACGGGGGGATGAGTTTGTTCATTTCGAGCCATTTGCTCAGCGAAATCCAGCTGATGTGCGACCGCGTCGCCATTATCGCGCGGGGAGAGGTCATCGCGGTCGGCGACGTCGATGAGCTCGTCTCGCAGGCGGATACGTACACGCTATGGCTGCTGGATCGGCCGGAGGAAGGGCGAGCCATGCTCGAGGCCGTGCCGGATATCCGGTTGGTCGACGAAAGCGGGCATCGCATCGACGAAGTCCATATCGCGGCGTTGCCGGGGGCGATCGTGACCGTCATGGACGAGGAGCGGATACCCGCGATGGTGGCCGGCCTCGTGGAAGCGGGCATCGGCGTGAAAGCCGTGCAGCGGGTCGCTCCGTCGCTCGAAGAGCTGTTCCTGGGATTAACGGAAGGGGAGGGGATCCGCTGA